One Lycium barbarum isolate Lr01 chromosome 5, ASM1917538v2, whole genome shotgun sequence genomic window carries:
- the LOC132641338 gene encoding uncharacterized protein At4g28440-like: MGEPKKQQPVFTKVDQLRPMATGLNLTVKVVNTKMVVPRGNQSRQMRLAECLVGDETGMIIFTARNDQVDMMKDGATVILRNAKIDMFKGSMRLAVDRWGRIEVTEPASFSVKEDNNLSLIEFEQVTVVEQ; this comes from the exons ATGGGTGAACCAAAGAAGCAGCAACCAGTTTTCACCAAGGTTGATCAACTTAGACCAATGGCCACAGGGCTAAATCTTACTGTGAAAGTGGTTAATACAAAAATGGTAGTGCCACGTGGAAATCAAAGCCGTCAGATGCGATTGGCTGAATGTTTGGTTGGTGATGAGACTGGAATGATCATTTTCACTGCTAGAAATGATCAAG TCGACATGATGAAAGATGGCGCTACTGTAATTTTGCGCAATGCAAAAATCGATATGTTCAAGGGATCAATGAGGCTCGCAGTGGACAGGTGGGGGCGTATTGAAGTTACCGAACCTGCTAGTTTCTCTGTCAAGGAAGACAATAATCTGTCCCTTATCGAGTTTGAACAAGTGACTGTCGTTGAGCAGTGA
- the LOC132641337 gene encoding protein phosphatase inhibitor 2-like, with the protein MGVKWDEAKLEEIEANKPVRMKITEPKTPYHHAKTDDDNFEEYGNGSDDVDDDMASCSSKSRSPRNKDDDDDVMEHDDDEEDDADEGSEESERKKNFIEHRRGHYDEYKRIKELQRNGSLLQEFPDDDDDNDNVDGVSSPSANGEEKANTAA; encoded by the coding sequence ATGGGAGTAAAATGGGACGAGgcaaaattggaggaaattgaaGCAAATAAACCTGTGAGAATGAAGATCACTGAACCAAAGACACCATATCATCATGCAAAGACTGATGATGATAATTTTGAGGAATATGGCAACGGTAGTGATGACGTGGATGATGACATGGCATCATGTTCAAGTAAAAGTAGATCTCCTCGTAATAAGGATGATGACGATGATGTCAtggaacatgatgatgatgaagaagatgatgCTGATGAAGGTTCCGAAGAATCAGAGAGGAAAAAGAATTTCATAGAGCATAGAAGAGGACATTATGATGAATATAAGAGAATCAAAGAGCTACAAAGAAATGGAtcccttcttcaagaatttcctgatgatgatgatgataatgataacgtcGATGGTGTTTCTTCACCATCGGCAAATGGTGAAGAAAAGGCAAATACTGCTGCATAG
- the LOC132641339 gene encoding polygalacturonase-1 non-catalytic subunit beta-like, protein MHTKTLLPSCILLALLFSLPSLNVVVAGNGDKSGESGNPFTPKGYLIRYWKKHVTNNLPKPWFLLNKASPLNAAQYVTYTKLVADQNALTTQLQSFCSSANLMCAPDLSPSLEKHSGDVHFTSYSDKNFTNYGTKVFGVGFNSFKNYSDGDNIPVNSFRRYGRDSPHDQKFANYAPDGNVIDQSFNTYSTNTPGGSGEFKNYGPNTNVPNIKFTSYADQGTGSDQKFTTYSQQANAGDQSFKSYGKNGNGDDSTFTSYGTDTNVLGSTFTNYGQNANGGDQNFTSYGTNGNDPQNNFKNYGVGGNGPSETFANYRDQSNVGDDKFSNYVKDANAGEADFTNYGQSFNEGTDVFTTYGKGANDPHVNFKTYGVNNTFKDYVKDTATFSNYQNKSSQVLASLTEVNGGKKVNNRWVEPGKFFREKMLKSGTVMPMPDIKDKMPKRSFLPRVIAAKLPFSTSKIGELKKIFHAANDSQVAKMIGDALAECERAPSAGETKRCVNSAEDMIDFATSVLGRNVVVRTTENTKGSKGNIMIGSVKGINGGKVTKSVSCHQSLFPYLVYYCHSVPKVRVYEADILDPNTKAKINRGVAICHVDTSMWGPSHGAFVALGSGPGKIEVCHWIFENDMTWAIAD, encoded by the exons ATGcacaccaaaacccttcttcctTCCTGCATCTTACTTGCTCTTTTGTTCTCACTGCCATctttgaat GTTGTTGTAGCTGGAAATGGAGATAAATCTGGTGAATCTGGGAACCCATTTACACCAAAAGGCTATCTAATCAGGTACTGGAAGAAACATGTCACAAATAACTTGCCAAAGCCATGGTTCCTTCTCAACAAGGCATCTCCATTGAATGCTGCACAGTATGTAACTTACACAAAGCTTGTTGCAGATCAAAATGCACTCACCACACAGCTTCAATCCTTTTGCTCTTCTGCAAATCTGATGTGTGCACCCGATTTGTCACCAAGTCTTGAAAAACACAGTGGAGATGTTCACTTTACTTCTTATAGTGACAAAAACTTCACCAATTATGGCACCAAAGTATTTGGTGTTGGATTTAACTCCTTCAAGAACTATTCTGATGGAGATAATATCCCCGTAAATTCCTTCAGGCGTTACGGTAGAGATTCCCCACATGATCAAAAATTTGCCAATTATGCCCCTGATGGAAATGTTATTGACCAAAGTTTCAACACCTATAGCACAAATACTCCAGGGGGTAGTGGGGAATTTAAAAATTATGGCCCAAATACCAATGTTCCCAATATTAAGTTCACTTCCTATGCGGACCAAGGAACTGGAAGTGACCAAAAATTCACAACTTACTCACAACAAGCAAATGCTGGTGACCAATCTTTCAAAAGCTATGGCAAAAATGGTAATGGGGATGACAGTACATTCACCAGTTATGGAACTGACACAAATGTTTTAGGTTCAACATTTACAAACTATGGTCAAAATGCTAATGGGGGTGACCAAAATTTCACATCTTATGGTACTAATGGTAATGATCCTCAGAACAATTTCAAGAACTATGGTGTTGGTGGTAATGGTCCAAGTGAGACTTTTGCCAACTACAGAGATCAATCAAATGTTGGTGATGACAAGTTCAGTAATTATGTCAAGGATGCAAATGCTGGTGAAGCAGATTTTACCAATTATGGCCAATCTTTCAATGAAGGTACTGATGTATTTACTACCTATGGCAAAGGGGCTAATGACCCACATGTTAATTTCAAGACTTATGGGGTTAACAACACCTTCAAAGATTATGTCAAAGATACTGCCACTTTTTCTAATTACCAAAACAAAAGTTCACAAGTTTTGGCTTCGTTGACCGAGGTCAACGGTGGCAAAAAGGTGAATAACAGGTGGGTTGAACCTGGAAAGTTTTTCAGGGAGAAGATGTTGAAGAGTGGTACAGTTATGCCTATGCCAGATATAAAGGATAAGATGCCTAAAAGGTCCTTTCTGCCCCGGGTTATTGCTGCGAAATTACCGTTTTCGACCTCAAAGATTGGTGAGCTGAAGAAAATCTTCCACGCCGCCAATGATTCTCAGGTGGCAAAGATGATCGGCGATGCATTGGCGGAGTGTGAAAGAGCACCGAGTGCTGGTGAGACGAAACGGTGTGTTAACTCAGCTGAAGATATGATTGATTTCGCAACTTCAGTGTTGGGCCGAAATGTCGTCGTCAGGACAACTGAGAATACAAAAGGGTCAAAGGGAAATATCATGATAGGATCGGTCAAAGGAATCAATGGTGGAAAAGTTACCAAATCAGTGTCTTGTCATCAGAGCTTGTTTCCATACTTGGTTTATTATTGTCATTCAGTTCCTAAAGTTCGGGTCTACGAGGCGGATATCTTGGACCCGAATACAAAGGCTAAGATCAACCGTGGTGTTGCCATTTGCCACGTGGATACTTCTATGTGGGGACCCAGTCACGGAGCCTTCGTTGCACTCGGGTCAGGACCCGGGAAAATTGAGGTTTGTCACTGGATATTTGAAAATGATATGACTTGGGCAATTGCTGATTGA